The genome window TGGGAACAAGTACACCAATATTGCTACCAATTACTCTATGACGCAGGCTCCGCCTCTTGCGAGCGGTGGTATACTGGCCGATGATATGGGTCTGGGCAAAACTATCCAGATCCTTTCACTGATACTGGTCAATTCTCAGCCCAAGACTCCGGAGTCCTCCAGGACCACGCTGATTGTGGCTCCAGTGGGTGTGATGAGCAATTGGCGAAACCAGGCGCTTGTTCATACTCATAGCGACAAAGCTCCGAAAGTGCTGATATACCACGgacaggggaagaaggaagcaagCAACCTTGACCAGTATGATGTGGTTGTTACAAGCTATGGTGCCCTGGCAATGGAGTACAGCCCGAATGCCAAAGCACCACCGAAGAAAggcctcttctcccttcatTGGCGCCGTGTCGTCCTCGACGAAGGACATACCATTCGCAACCCACGGTCCAAGGGTGCCCTGGCAGCTTGTAACCTGAGGGCGGGTTCACGATGGACTCTTACAGGAACGCCCATTGTCAACACACTCAAGGACCTCTACTCCCAGGTGCGCTTTCTGAGACTTACTGGTGGCCTCGAGGATCTGGCCGTCTTCAACAGTGTCCTGATACGACCTCTGTTGTCCGGGGACCCCGATTCCCGCCTTCTACTCCAAGCATTGATGACAACTATCTGCCTACGCCGCAGGAAGGACATGAACTTTGTGAACCTGCGTTTGCCACCCCTCACATCCCGCATCCTGCGCATCAAGTTCCACCCCCACGAGCAAGAGAAATACGACATGTTCCAGTACGTATTGCAACCACCTTCCTTGATATACATCTAACACCAGCAGATCCGAGGCCAAGGGCATGCTCCTGGACTTCAAATCCAAAGATAAAACCAGCACCAACTACTCTCACCTCCTCGAAGTAATCCTGCGTCTCCGACAAGTCTGCAACCACTGGGCTCTCTGCAAGAACCGCCTCGACAAGCTCGCCGACCTCCTCGAAAACAACAAAGTCGTCCCCCTAACCCCAGAAAACATCAAAGCCCTCCAAGACATGCTCCAGATCCGCATCGAAAGCCAAGACACCTGCCCCATCTGCCTCGACAATCTCGAACAACCCGTAATCACCGCCTGCGCACACGCCTTCGACCGATCCTGCATCGAACAAGTCATCGAACGCCAACACAAATGCCCCATGTGCCGTGCCGAGATCCCAGACACCGCAACCCTAGTCTCTCCCGCCGTCGAAATGGGCGAAAGCACAGACACCGTGGACGCCGACCCCGacaatcccagcagcaagatCGAAGCCTTGATTAAGATTCTCACAGCACAGGGCCAAGCATCCGGAACCAAAACCGTCATCTTCAGCCAATGGAcctccttcctcaacctcatcgAACCTCACCTGCTCCGCCACGGCATCGGCTTCGCCCGCATCGATGGTAAAATGTCCTCCATCAGCCGCGATAACTCCACCCTGCGCTTCTCCACTGACCCATCCTGCACTGTCCTCCTCGCCAGTCTGAGCGTCTGCAGCGTCGGATTAAACCTCGTAGCAGCTAACCAGGCCATCCTGTGTGATAGCTGGTGGGCTCCCGCTATCGAAGACCAGGCCGTAGACCGTGTATACCGACTCGGTCAGACCCGTGAAACCACCGTCTGGCGACTCGTCATGGAAGATAGTATCGAGGATCGCGTACTAGCTATTCAGGAGAATAAGCGGAAGCTGATGCTCGAGGCGTTCAGGGAGacggcgacgaggaagaaggtcgATGATAGAGCGACGAGGGTGGCggatttggagaagttgttgaagTAGTTTCAGCTGTgcaaagtaataatattttcagtGGGCTAAGGGATATATGGTTTGATTTCGTTGTTTCCAGCTTTGTGATCGATTTCTGTCCGGGGATAATTGTTTATTCTTCCTTCGGGATTGACTTTCTTCATATCCTATTCACTTCCATGACACATATTCTCAACTTAGAATCCTCACCAaatgtactactagtatcatCATAATCCATATTCATCATTCTCATCAAAATCTATGTGCAAAACGAAAAGACCGATGTAAGTAAGATCACAAGATACagatagaaaaagaagtagTTGAAAAGTGAgcgcgccgccgccgcagcagcagcataaaGGTGCAAATCGCTAATACAATACAATCTTGAAGGGAACGCCAAATAGGGACAAAAAATGGGAGGTAGGGTATGGTatgccatctcttcctcgctgggAAGGGAGATAATTGCATCGGGGCGTCAGATATGTACTCTAATGAGAAATGGTAGTCTTCTGCTGCGATTCGGAGTGTAGGATTGATATTATGTGCAACGAATAGTAGTAGAGAAATCCTCACTGGGGCCTGCAGCTCGGCTTATTCTGGTCCTGCAAATCTTGCGGTGGCTCTGAGTGATCTCTTATTGCGCTTGAGTTCTCGGTAGtactgccgccgctgccgccgtaAGTAGGTCGTGCTGATGTAGCTGTAGCAGAGGTGTTGGAATGAGTCCTATTTCCAGGCGTTACTGGAGTGCTtagaggatgagggtgggcATGAGATTGGTCAGAATTGGTCATCGTTAGGCCGGGGATCGCAACAGGTGTCTGTGGAGCTTGTTGCGTGATGCTCGTATCTGGAGCCAGAGCTGGAGGGCCGACATTGTGTGCACTAGCTGGGATGGTGGGCTGGAGTGCAGGTGCCGATGGCTGAGGGGTGAATGGTTGTGGAGGACGTTGAGACGGTAGTGGGCTGAAATGCACTTGTGGAGGTAGGCCATAAGGCGCGGATCCCTGTGCTAAGACAATTCTTTGTCTTTCGATGATCATCTTTTGATAAGCTTCGTAATTGGTGCGCTTTAGCCGCTCGTCATCGAGTTGCTGCTGGGCAGCATTCTTCTCGTCCTCGGTCAActtgtcgttgtcgtcttTTTGGAACAGCTCTGTGAGTTTGATCTTGCGGATTAGTCGCTGGTTTTCATCGGATTGAGCGTCTGCGCGGATGATTCTGTCGAGGACTTCTGGGTCTTTTCCGAGACATTCTGTCACGTCTTGCTGGGGTGTTTGCTTCGCCGGGAAGAGGTACTCTCCGAGGGACCTGGTGGCTAAGCGGATTGGGTTTTTCTTGTCGACGACACGGAAGGCAAGTTGGGTTTTGAAGACGGCTTTGTTGTACATGACTTCTTCGAAAGTTCCGCCTGCGATGAATCGGTAGACGAAgacgggcttcttctggccTAAGCGGTAGGCACGTCCGACGGCTTGTTCCTCCCAGACTGGATTGAATGTGAagtcgaagatgatgacacgGTTAGCACCGAAGATGTTTAGGCCGAGGCCGCCAGCACGGGTGGAGATCAGGTATACGTCCTCCGCAGACCCTTGATTGAATAGCTTGGTGGCATGTTGTCGGTTGGCGATTGGAGTGCTTCCGTCTAGACGGCAATATTTCCAATTAGACGCCTTGAGGATATCGTTCTCGACGTAGTTGAGTGTAGGTATGCTGTGGGAAAATACAAGCACCTTATCTCCAGCCCGGACAGACTCTGCGATGATCCGGTTCAGAATTTCGGCTCGACAGGATAGTGTTGCGGCGCCCATGTCAGGAACAGTGGAGAAGAGCTGTTCTTGTTTTGAAACGAGAGTTTCAACGTCCAGACCCAGCTGCGTGATAGGCTCGTCACCCGGGGCTGGTTCAATCGCGGCGCCGTCTAGCACTTTATCGAGCTTCTGAGCCTCGCTGGCTCTGCTGAGTAGCTTATCTCTGAAGCAAGCCGGGTGATTGCAGCAGAGACCCAGAACGGCAAGCCAAGACAGTAGCTTCATCCTGCTAACGTCTTCGCTGCCCTCTAGAACTGACTGCACGTATAGATCGTATGCAGACTTTTGCACAGCCGTTAACGGAACAGTGATGACAAACTCGACTTTGGGAGGCATGCTGCCCTCGAGGACAGAGATATCAGCTCGGTTGATCTTTGGTTCAAGGATCTTGTTCAGGACCTGAAGCTTCACAAGAGACCGCCGCCGCTCGCTATGTGTGCTGTCCACGTACAGCCCCTCCTCGATAGGCTCTACAAAATTAGCCTTGAACTCTGTAAATTCTCCCAGATAGCCTTTTGCAATCCAATTGACCATAGTAAAGTAATCCACAAGGTTATTGGCAAGAGGAGAACCCGTCAATGCAATGCGACTTTGAGAGCGGAACTGCATGGCCGCAAGAGTAATTCCAGAAACGGGATTCTTCATTTTATGAGCTTCATCGGCAACAATGATGTTGGCTCCTTCTAGAAGCCacttcttgatgttctcgtGCTGCTCTTCCGTAAGAGGTTGGCCTCTCTTGCTTGTTTCTTTATTATGAATCCATGTCCGAAATATGTCGTAGCTGATAAGAAGTactccgccttcttcatTCCAAGAGGCCACAGTATCCAGTCTTTCCGACAGAGAAGCCGAGCTGGTGATTTTATTCACAGGCCCGATGGCTGAATCTTTAGGTGTCCACATGATGAACTCTTCGTACCAGTTCTCGATCAGTGACGACGGACACAGAATAAGGGTCTGGGATCGAAGGAGGTCATCTGGAATTTGCTTCCTTATCCAAGGGTTCTCAGAGACAGCTGCATTAGCTATAGTCACAAGGAGGGAGATGACCTGCATCGTTTTACCCAAGCCCATTGTATGAGCCAGCAGACAGCCCTGATGTTTTCCACCATCCTCAGTCAGCTCTCGCCACATAAATTGGATGCCATGCAGTTGATGAGGTTTGACACGCTGTCCGATATGAGGGTCCAAGTAGATGACAGGATCACCAAAGCTGACAGCCTGGCGAGTGGCATCAGTATTACTGACACCCATGCTTTCCAATTTGCGTTCAAGCTTCTGCCTCAACCTCTCTTGAACAGCAACTCGAAGTTTGGCGTTTTCTTGATTCATTTTTGCGGCTTGGCTCTCCTTCACTTCACGTTTCCTTTTCTTGTGGGGTGAGTCAAAAGCAGCCATGGCGGTCTGTTGCCGGCTTAAATCCCAGGTTTGATACGCATCCAGGCGGCAGGAAAGTTCCTTGTAAAACCCGGGAAAATCCGTGATACGCGCCTTTGCCTCCAAAACATGGGCTTTTGGGAAGCCCTTCACGAGATAATGAGCGCAATTCATCCATGAAATAAAGAGTGATGCCATGCGCAAGACAAAAGTAGCCTCATCAGGTTTCGAATGAGGCAATGTGTCCTTGCCTTTAGACAGTCTGTTCAGAGCATGGTTTGTGAGGTGTTGCAGGCGTTCTACGTCATATGTCGGAACTATCCTAGTCAATCTCTGTCGTTCTTCATCTGCCAGTGATGCTATCAACTTTGCCAGGAGTCTGCAACGGTCATGACGCTCTTCCAGGAGCCTCCAAGCGATACCTTTCAGTTTGTCAAAATCGTTGATCTCGGGTAGGTCCACTACTTTATCTATTTGAGGCCTCGCGGAATTTGCAGACTGTGCGGTGCCGTCTTGTTCCGATGGTGACGGTACTTCGGTCTTCGGTATCTCGACACTCGGTATCTCGACATACACTTTAGGAGGAAGCTTTGGTGCAGGAGATATGTCTCTTGATAAGACACGTTCAGATTGCGGCGTCTGTCGCGCTGGGTTCAGTGGGGGGGTCTCGACGGTaaagtcatcctcttcagacAGTGGATCATCGCCGGTCAGATCAATAGTTTCTATTGGCCCTTCAGGAATTggcgggggagagggagaactGGACACGACGAAAGGATGAGCCCTAGCCCTGAGCTTTCGCCTTCGTCCAGAAGGACTAAtgatatcatcgtcatccgaCGAAGGGGTAAGGCTTTGGCGAAA of Aspergillus luchuensis IFO 4308 DNA, chromosome 7, nearly complete sequence contains these proteins:
- a CDS encoding putative SNF2 family helicase/ATPase (COG:K;~EggNog:ENOG410PJEH;~InterPro:IPR027417,IPR000330,IPR038718,IPR001650, IPR014001,IPR001660,IPR013761;~PFAM:PF00176,PF07647,PF00271,PF04851;~go_function: GO:0005515 - protein binding [Evidence IEA];~go_function: GO:0005524 - ATP binding [Evidence IEA]) — protein: MEPGGDPLDWTVDEVVQFLCRNPQTPWSRSLSRAPRPDPVTFEATLRENEITGEVLLHDVDKETLREDLGVRALGHRSSILMAIRYLQRKSLKFQESRNLGSLSEDHVDYASPVVPRLDTSVYRLPPSQNVTPQREPYQSARLQTPSSKVPPQEPSGDLPKADLERRADPVEHRNPTEAASRPATVQRTEENTPSTPEQPPGRRIRPGEDLIVDAHGKKRRKLNLSALAQDESDHNVPKQTSRPISSKEWYMGPEEMNVSGLFYASDSDYDPEESGRTFSMVGSRLPTGQRRFVNRRLLYFLKQRPVKLSSTQSALVPYRDLTKQKSKPSKKEVVIGSSIPRACTLYTVDNSRVTVTKDELQKWPQLVQSEKADNGGAKDHDPFAYLLQKYPAQGDDGGDLDTLPLYGDSGSEGEFDDDTWQEIEDERQEPLPRQTALTSAEIKAIIASCISEYENKWLQDGKKKEEPKARRIWLSSRRGKTTNKQIKTFTRDINLLERRLRVFTKAIEEGEYASRKELQVQCRSLENTVINIQKQKWLISVLELEKCPPKMAFPARPLPPKRRSIDEDEESLGSETDNGPFDDDSLEDFIEDDDSVVDRVEDDVFRQSLTPSSDDDDIISPSGRRRKLRARAHPFVVSSSPSPPPIPEGPIETIDLTGDDPLSEEDDFTVETPPLNPARQTPQSERVLSRDISPAPKLPPKVYVEIPSVEIPKTEVPSPSEQDGTAQSANSARPQIDKVVDLPEINDFDKLKGIAWRLLEERHDRCRLLAKLIASLADEERQRLTRIVPTYDVERLQHLTNHALNRLSKGKDTLPHSKPDEATFVLRMASLFISWMNCAHYLVKGFPKAHVLEAKARITDFPGFYKELSCRLDAYQTWDLSRQQTAMAAFDSPHKKRKREVKESQAAKMNQENAKLRVAVQERLRQKLERKLESMGVSNTDATRQAVSFGDPVIYLDPHIGQRVKPHQLHGIQFMWRELTEDGGKHQGCLLAHTMGLGKTMQVISLLVTIANAAVSENPWIRKQIPDDLLRSQTLILCPSSLIENWYEEFIMWTPKDSAIGPVNKITSSASLSERLDTVASWNEEGGVLLISYDIFRTWIHNKETSKRGQPLTEEQHENIKKWLLEGANIIVADEAHKMKNPVSGITLAAMQFRSQSRIALTGSPLANNLVDYFTMVNWIAKGYLGEFTEFKANFVEPIEEGLYVDSTHSERRRSLVKLQVLNKILEPKINRADISVLEGSMPPKVEFVITVPLTAVQKSAYDLYVQSVLEGSEDVSRMKLLSWLAVLGLCCNHPACFRDKLLSRASEAQKLDKVLDGAAIEPAPGDEPITQLGLDVETLVSKQEQLFSTVPDMGAATLSCRAEILNRIIAESVRAGDKVLVFSHSIPTLNYVENDILKASNWKYCRLDGSTPIANRQHATKLFNQGSAEDVYLISTRAGGLGLNIFGANRVIIFDFTFNPVWEEQAVGRAYRLGQKKPVFVYRFIAGGTFEEVMYNKAVFKTQLAFRVVDKKNPIRLATRSLGEYLFPAKQTPQQDVTECLGKDPEVLDRIIRADAQSDENQRLIRKIKLTELFQKDDNDKLTEDEKNAAQQQLDDERLKRTNYEAYQKMIIERQRIVLAQGSAPYGLPPQVHFSPLPSQRPPQPFTPQPSAPALQPTIPASAHNVGPPALAPDTSITQQAPQTPVAIPGLTMTNSDQSHAHPHPLSTPVTPGNRTHSNTSATATSARPTYGGSGGSTTENSSAIRDHSEPPQDLQDQNKPSCRPQ
- a CDS encoding DEAD/DEAH box helicase (COG:L;~EggNog:ENOG410QDFR;~InterPro:IPR014905,IPR001841,IPR027417,IPR003613, IPR000330,IPR038718,IPR001650,IPR014001,IPR013083;~PFAM:PF13923,PF13639,PF00176,PF00097,PF13445, PF00271,PF13920,PF08797,PF11789;~go_function: GO:0003676 - nucleic acid binding [Evidence IEA];~go_function: GO:0004842 - ubiquitin-protein transferase activity [Evidence IEA];~go_function: GO:0005524 - ATP binding [Evidence IEA];~go_function: GO:0008270 - zinc ion binding [Evidence IEA];~go_function: GO:0016818 - hydrolase activity, acting on acid anhydrides, in phosphorus-containing anhydrides [Evidence IEA];~go_process: GO:0016567 - protein ubiquitination [Evidence IEA]); this encodes MGRTPGKRSFEQVDLTTDEAINNTRHHPTPRTTSGQRFGQDTSFVPLSQSGEDEDDAHATDLIQGSQDAGDDVSTYIHYGDLKAKIVGVRYYRGHATIGEHVRVVRDPGNPYDSNAIRVDNVMGQQIGHIPRTVAAKLAKYLDDRSLVVDGVLTGVIGAFDCPIVLKLFGTSQPEARQALKSRMEMDNLPLGGFKQNERNEKKLEKEREKARKEAAKLARSLAKGKGKQFQGENVLGYSNLFTGEGLVEGENLEELIGQSSTFNPRDIGHVAEDFGMKESDLENMPMAESPAALVTELLPYQRQGLAWMIAKENPGLPGDGGDVVQLWKKNGNKYTNIATNYSMTQAPPLASGGILADDMGLGKTIQILSLILVNSQPKTPESSRTTLIVAPVGVMSNWRNQALVHTHSDKAPKVLIYHGQGKKEASNLDQYDVVVTSYGALAMEYSPNAKAPPKKGLFSLHWRRVVLDEGHTIRNPRSKGALAACNLRAGSRWTLTGTPIVNTLKDLYSQVRFLRLTGGLEDLAVFNSVLIRPLLSGDPDSRLLLQALMTTICLRRRKDMNFVNLRLPPLTSRILRIKFHPHEQEKYDMFQSEAKGMLLDFKSKDKTSTNYSHLLEVILRLRQVCNHWALCKNRLDKLADLLENNKVVPLTPENIKALQDMLQIRIESQDTCPICLDNLEQPVITACAHAFDRSCIEQVIERQHKCPMCRAEIPDTATLVSPAVEMGESTDTVDADPDNPSSKIEALIKILTAQGQASGTKTVIFSQWTSFLNLIEPHLLRHGIGFARIDGKMSSISRDNSTLRFSTDPSCTVLLASLSVCSVGLNLVAANQAILCDSWWAPAIEDQAVDRVYRLGQTRETTVWRLVMEDSIEDRVLAIQENKRKLMLEAFRETATRKKVDDRATRVADLEKLLK